A region from the Leptolyngbya iicbica LK genome encodes:
- a CDS encoding cysteine hydrolase family protein: MTTIKTYTHPFELPIEQTALLIIDMQNDFCHPDGFNASQLNLNLKSIEAIIPSIQTLLNWSRSLGLMVVFTRESHSPDLSDVTSSKQRRYTNAGSPIGQLGKMGRFLVRGEKGVEIIDELEPLPHEIQLDKPAHSCFVNTQLDHKLRSQNITHLLITGVTTQCCVLATYRHASDLGYHCLLLDDCCAAFERADHDATVRILQSEGGVLGWVAHSSMLY, translated from the coding sequence ATGACAACAATTAAAACATACACCCATCCATTTGAGCTTCCTATAGAGCAAACAGCTCTGCTCATTATTGACATGCAAAATGACTTCTGTCATCCCGACGGCTTTAATGCCAGTCAGCTTAATCTTAACTTGAAATCAATAGAAGCCATCATTCCCTCAATTCAGACTTTGCTTAATTGGTCTCGAAGCTTAGGGTTGATGGTTGTTTTTACCCGTGAAAGTCATTCACCCGATTTGTCTGATGTCACCTCTAGTAAACAACGACGATATACCAATGCCGGTTCGCCAATTGGCCAGCTCGGCAAGATGGGACGATTTTTAGTTCGGGGAGAAAAAGGCGTTGAAATTATTGATGAACTGGAGCCTCTACCCCATGAAATACAACTAGATAAACCAGCCCATTCTTGTTTTGTCAACACCCAACTTGACCATAAGCTCCGCAGTCAAAATATCACTCACCTTCTCATTACGGGGGTCACCACTCAATGCTGTGTGTTGGCAACCTACCGCCATGCGAGTGATCTGGGCTATCACTGCCTGTTGTTAGATGACTGCTGTGCGGCGTTCGAGCGTGCCGACCATGACGCGACTGTTCGTATCCTGCAATCAGAAGGAGGCGTATTAGGTTGGGTTGCGCATTCCTCAATGCTTTACTAG
- a CDS encoding ABC transporter permease, translating to MVKGNSGWSSAISRSLLPMLCGFVSCAVFVGIWEAIGANPENPIAQVLPPPSKFLPVLFESDFKIGLGSQSASIYQSVTVTLIRVILGMTVAFVGSIICGLLISLSKWSELFILPILGLIAPIAPIAWVPLALVVFGVSNLTAVFIVFMGVFFTLTIATVAEIKRIPENLLITAENLGGGNFARWRFVIIPAVLPGVFTLLRLNFIAAWMAVLAAEMTGLRDGLGTVVMTGRNLFNSNLILLGICIIGITGFAVDRMLLLIQKKFFWWQI from the coding sequence ATGGTGAAGGGCAACTCTGGCTGGTCAAGTGCTATTTCGCGATCGCTGCTACCGATGCTTTGCGGCTTCGTGTCTTGTGCCGTTTTTGTGGGCATTTGGGAAGCGATTGGGGCTAATCCCGAAAACCCCATTGCTCAGGTTTTGCCGCCACCCTCCAAGTTTCTGCCAGTCCTCTTTGAAAGCGACTTCAAAATTGGCCTGGGGTCGCAGTCGGCATCCATTTATCAGTCAGTCACCGTTACCCTGATTCGGGTCATTTTAGGCATGACGGTGGCGTTTGTCGGGTCAATTATATGTGGTTTGCTCATTAGCCTTTCAAAGTGGTCAGAGCTGTTTATTCTGCCGATTTTGGGCCTGATTGCGCCCATTGCGCCTATTGCCTGGGTGCCCCTGGCTTTAGTGGTATTTGGGGTCAGCAATCTGACGGCAGTTTTCATTGTCTTTATGGGGGTCTTTTTTACCCTGACGATCGCGACCGTAGCGGAAATTAAAAGAATCCCCGAAAACCTATTAATCACAGCCGAAAATCTCGGGGGCGGCAATTTTGCTCGCTGGCGGTTTGTCATTATTCCCGCTGTCTTACCGGGGGTGTTTACCCTGCTGAGACTGAACTTTATTGCGGCTTGGATGGCCGTATTAGCGGCTGAAATGACGGGCCTGCGGGATGGCCTGGGCACCGTGGTCATGACTGGACGCAATCTCTTCAACAGCAACCTGATTTTGTTGGGGATTTGCATTATTGGCATTACCGGCTTTGCAGTTGATCGAATGCTGTTGCTGATCCAAAAGAAGTTTTTCTGGTGGCAAATTTAA
- a CDS encoding Lrp/AsnC family transcriptional regulator: MSVAKEYALCQVKGPVILALKIPKNIAMTIPVNTTTETLDNPEIDSLDLKIIELLQHNGRIPYRDIARSINAPEATVRYRMKRLLDDGVITISAFINTGKVRHEQVAYIEIKVKPAFFETTLDQLTDMESISYLSAVTGEFDIMLEYIYKDNEDLLAFINWLKQKEVVTDLKSRNILKIYKAQYPARVSQE, encoded by the coding sequence ATGTCAGTCGCTAAAGAGTATGCGCTGTGCCAAGTAAAGGGGCCTGTTATACTAGCTCTCAAAATCCCCAAAAACATTGCAATGACAATCCCAGTCAATACGACCACAGAGACTCTAGACAATCCTGAAATTGATAGTCTTGACCTGAAAATCATTGAACTTTTACAACATAACGGCAGAATTCCCTACCGAGACATCGCTCGTTCAATTAATGCTCCCGAGGCAACGGTTAGATACCGAATGAAGCGACTGTTAGATGATGGAGTCATTACTATCAGTGCTTTCATCAACACTGGCAAAGTCAGACATGAACAGGTAGCCTACATAGAAATCAAAGTTAAGCCTGCCTTTTTCGAGACGACCCTCGACCAATTGACTGATATGGAAAGTATTAGTTACCTGTCTGCTGTCACTGGCGAATTCGATATCATGCTGGAATACATTTATAAAGATAATGAAGACCTACTCGCATTCATCAACTGGCTAAAACAAAAAGAGGTTGTCACAGACTTAAAATCCAGGAATATCCTGAAAATTTATAAAGCCCAATACCCCGCCCGTGTTAGTCAGGAATAG
- a CDS encoding CobW family GTP-binding protein, with translation MQNLIPTTVLTGYLGAGKTTLLNYILTAQHGKRIAVIVNEFGEVGIDNQLVIDADEEIFEMNNGCICCTVRTDLIRIVTTLMERSEDFDYLMIETTGLADPAPVIQSFFMDEVMRSRLMLDAIVTVVDAKYIWEHWDSSEAQEQIAFADVILLNKVDLVSPPILEELEQRIRSMNAIAKIHQTQHCQVSLDAVLGVGAFDLKNALSVDPEFLDEEAHDHDETVSSISIQEPGVVNGDQFNRWLYQLVQARGPDLFRMKGILDMDHASRRFVFQGVHMTLDGRPGRPWQPGETRRNELVFIGRDLDKAELQRGFSECLM, from the coding sequence TTGCAGAATCTGATTCCAACGACGGTATTGACTGGATATTTAGGGGCGGGTAAAACCACGCTACTAAACTATATTTTGACGGCCCAGCATGGTAAGCGAATCGCCGTTATTGTCAACGAGTTCGGGGAAGTTGGCATCGATAATCAGTTAGTGATTGATGCTGACGAAGAAATCTTTGAAATGAATAATGGCTGCATCTGCTGCACCGTGCGAACTGATCTGATTCGCATTGTCACTACCTTGATGGAGCGTTCTGAAGATTTCGACTACCTCATGATCGAGACGACGGGGCTAGCCGATCCGGCCCCGGTGATTCAATCCTTTTTTATGGATGAGGTGATGCGATCGCGGCTGATGTTAGACGCCATTGTTACCGTCGTCGATGCCAAATACATTTGGGAGCACTGGGACAGTAGCGAAGCCCAGGAGCAAATCGCGTTTGCCGATGTGATTTTGCTGAATAAGGTCGATCTGGTATCGCCCCCCATTCTGGAAGAGTTGGAGCAACGCATTCGCAGCATGAATGCGATCGCGAAAATTCACCAGACTCAGCACTGCCAAGTGTCTCTCGATGCCGTGCTGGGCGTCGGAGCCTTCGACTTGAAAAATGCCCTCAGTGTCGATCCTGAGTTTCTCGACGAAGAGGCCCACGACCACGACGAAACCGTTTCCTCAATCTCGATTCAGGAACCCGGGGTGGTCAATGGCGACCAATTTAATCGCTGGCTCTACCAGCTCGTGCAGGCCCGTGGGCCTGATCTCTTTCGCATGAAAGGCATTCTCGACATGGATCATGCCAGCCGCCGCTTTGTGTTTCAAGGAGTCCACATGACCCTGGATGGTCGGCCTGGACGCCCCTGGCAACCTGGCGAAACCCGGCGTAATGAGCTGGTCTTTATTGGCCGTGATTTGGACAAAGCGGAACTGCAGCGTGGTTTTAGCGAGTGCCTGATGTAA
- a CDS encoding DUF1097 domain-containing protein, with amino-acid sequence MKQSEALTISIGVLGGVDVFLTATVIPVPVWVTFTAWASFFIVGGGVRGFVKSISCNITGIIIAALSLLAIDLIGPSPLVAAICVGIGSAGMVQASKLPFTHGITPAIVWGFSQTVGTVAVTGLPVTAALPNNPVLIAIAAMILGNLFGYLSEAWGKAMTTSAVAATSE; translated from the coding sequence ATGAAACAATCCGAAGCTTTAACGATCAGCATCGGCGTACTCGGTGGTGTCGATGTTTTCTTGACCGCAACGGTCATTCCGGTGCCGGTGTGGGTCACGTTTACCGCCTGGGCCTCTTTCTTTATTGTCGGCGGTGGCGTCCGGGGCTTTGTTAAGTCCATTTCCTGCAACATCACTGGCATTATCATTGCTGCCCTCTCGTTGCTAGCCATCGACTTGATTGGTCCGAGTCCCCTGGTGGCGGCCATTTGTGTCGGCATCGGGAGTGCCGGCATGGTGCAGGCCTCGAAATTACCCTTTACCCACGGCATTACCCCAGCGATTGTGTGGGGATTTTCACAAACCGTGGGGACAGTGGCGGTGACGGGATTGCCAGTGACCGCCGCCCTGCCCAACAACCCGGTACTCATTGCGATCGCCGCCATGATTCTGGGCAATCTCTTCGGCTATCTGTCCGAAGCTTGGGGCAAGGCCATGACCACCTCTGCCGTCGCCGCGACGAGCGAGTAA
- a CDS encoding phospholipase D-like domain-containing protein has product MAGTFQRQRPYHLTGIGASESHFLTTIASMSDSLITAGYPLAFWSDIDTIQAARLELIDQAQTLIQFETFKMSPGKRAKDFADALCRQAIAGVTVQVLADSYGAKELPASYWQRLQNAGVQVLFFNPFSGRSPLDYLRRNHRKLLIVDQTIAMVGGAGISDLWDGKDGKSEQPWYDFEIKWQGDAVGMLTGFFWQHWLTAGGHVDLNQHHPGRSQAATPSPVLITPGEEPSTGDSPIRSLFQLCITSAQRRLWLASPYLLPDQITCEMLDQACRQGVDVRILTMGPKSDKAYVYYTSRQRYGPLLRSQIQIHEYQPSMMHGKIVLIDDDWVSFGSANLDPRSFFHNDELNLCTNNAQLISQVAAFFESGFEQSEVVQLGPWQRRPWQEKLIGRLGNFFYWQL; this is encoded by the coding sequence TTGGCAGGCACTTTTCAGCGGCAGCGACCGTATCATTTAACCGGCATCGGCGCTAGCGAATCCCACTTTCTCACCACGATCGCGAGCATGTCTGATTCGCTGATCACTGCTGGCTATCCCCTCGCCTTTTGGTCCGATATTGATACCATTCAGGCAGCTCGCCTAGAACTCATCGACCAGGCCCAAACGCTGATTCAGTTTGAGACTTTTAAAATGTCTCCGGGCAAGCGTGCGAAGGATTTTGCTGATGCGTTGTGTCGGCAAGCGATCGCGGGAGTCACGGTGCAAGTTTTAGCCGATAGCTATGGGGCGAAAGAACTGCCCGCTAGCTATTGGCAACGGCTGCAGAATGCGGGCGTACAGGTGCTCTTTTTTAATCCATTCTCAGGGCGATCGCCGCTAGATTATTTACGCCGCAATCACCGCAAACTCCTCATCGTTGATCAAACCATTGCCATGGTTGGAGGAGCGGGCATTTCTGACCTTTGGGATGGCAAAGATGGCAAATCTGAACAACCCTGGTACGACTTTGAAATCAAATGGCAAGGTGATGCCGTCGGTATGCTCACCGGATTTTTCTGGCAGCATTGGTTGACCGCTGGCGGTCACGTTGACCTAAACCAGCATCACCCTGGTCGCTCCCAAGCCGCCACACCATCGCCCGTGCTGATCACCCCTGGGGAAGAACCCAGCACCGGCGATTCGCCGATTCGCAGCTTATTTCAACTCTGCATTACGTCCGCTCAGCGGCGATTATGGCTGGCGAGTCCCTATTTACTGCCCGACCAAATCACCTGCGAAATGCTCGACCAAGCCTGCCGCCAAGGCGTGGATGTGCGCATTTTGACGATGGGGCCTAAAAGCGATAAAGCCTACGTTTATTACACGTCTCGCCAGCGCTATGGGCCGCTACTACGCAGCCAAATCCAGATTCATGAATATCAGCCCAGTATGATGCACGGCAAAATTGTACTGATTGATGATGACTGGGTCAGTTTTGGCAGTGCCAATCTCGATCCACGCAGTTTCTTTCACAATGATGAGCTCAATCTCTGCACCAACAATGCTCAACTCATTTCCCAAGTCGCGGCGTTTTTTGAATCTGGGTTTGAGCAAAGTGAGGTAGTGCAACTAGGACCTTGGCAACGGCGGCCTTGGCAAGAGAAATTAATCGGTCGTTTGGGCAATTTTTTCTACTGGCAACTATAA
- a CDS encoding CsbD family protein — translation MGIEERVEATAKNVEGKAQEAIGEVTGDPKDKAEGRAKQVEAETEHAKEDVKDNLKQQID, via the coding sequence ATGGGTATTGAAGAACGGGTAGAAGCCACCGCTAAGAATGTTGAAGGTAAAGCGCAAGAAGCTATTGGCGAAGTTACTGGCGATCCTAAAGATAAGGCAGAAGGCCGCGCCAAGCAGGTTGAAGCCGAAACTGAGCATGCCAAAGAGGATGTCAAAGACAATCTCAAGCAGCAAATTGACTAA
- the nthB gene encoding nitrile hydratase subunit beta, producing the protein MKLQHNLGGLEGLDPVNTETQVFVEPWEQRIFGIHTAMMALSNHLGDSLPDYAIEEVPTEFKSFWTWGHLRMGAEGMHPFDYFRLRYYEKWLGGISGFFVSEGYITQEELDARTAAFLEDSEQAAAPLPTGGDPAIDAQVLKYLQKGDSPKRPLPAPPKFSVGDRVRVKNVSPGEHSRLPGHLKGHTAEVVLVYEGAFTYFFKTEDGIGVPMPVYSLAFKNEEIWPESLTEPNSLYYNDIFEVYLEAV; encoded by the coding sequence ATGAAACTCCAGCACAATCTGGGGGGTTTAGAAGGGCTAGACCCCGTCAATACCGAGACTCAAGTCTTTGTTGAACCCTGGGAACAGCGCATTTTTGGCATTCACACCGCCATGATGGCCCTCAGCAATCACCTGGGGGACTCGTTGCCCGACTATGCGATCGAGGAAGTCCCGACTGAGTTCAAAAGCTTCTGGACGTGGGGCCACCTGCGCATGGGGGCCGAAGGCATGCACCCCTTTGACTACTTCCGCTTGCGCTATTACGAAAAGTGGCTGGGGGGGATTTCGGGCTTCTTTGTCTCCGAGGGCTACATCACCCAAGAAGAGTTAGATGCGCGCACGGCGGCCTTTTTGGAAGATAGCGAACAGGCGGCAGCGCCTTTGCCGACGGGGGGCGACCCGGCCATTGATGCGCAAGTGCTGAAATACCTGCAAAAGGGCGATTCACCCAAGCGGCCCTTGCCAGCACCGCCCAAATTTAGTGTGGGCGATCGCGTCCGGGTGAAAAACGTCTCACCGGGTGAACACAGTCGCCTGCCCGGTCATCTCAAAGGCCACACGGCGGAAGTCGTCTTGGTTTATGAGGGCGCGTTCACCTATTTTTTCAAGACTGAAGATGGCATTGGTGTCCCGATGCCGGTGTACAGCCTGGCCTTCAAGAATGAAGAGATTTGGCCCGAATCGTTGACTGAGCCGAATTCGCTCTACTACAACGACATTTTTGAAGTGTATTTAGAAGCCGTTTAA
- a CDS encoding ABC transporter ATP-binding protein, with protein MAKAFGNHPKSAFTALAGINLDVARGDFVTILGRSGGGKSTLLKLLGGFIPPTSGQVLFHGVPLRGITPKIGMVFQENTLYPWLTVEQNIGFGFKVRGQQKRQYALRVEAVMEHVGLTPARHFYPHQLSGGMKQRVSIARSLAIQPDVLLLDEPFSALDIQLRRRLQKFLLNIWQETEEATMVLVTHDVEEAILLGQKLIVVGGHPGQILEAIDISASVFSDRYDRQFLDLQQHLEGVVGEEGDIRENLSPLAVLQG; from the coding sequence GTGGCAAAAGCTTTTGGGAATCATCCCAAGTCTGCTTTCACAGCCCTAGCCGGCATCAATCTGGACGTGGCCCGGGGAGATTTTGTCACGATTCTGGGTCGTTCGGGCGGTGGTAAGTCAACTCTACTGAAGCTGCTGGGTGGTTTCATCCCTCCCACCTCAGGACAGGTGTTATTTCATGGCGTACCGTTGCGAGGCATCACCCCCAAAATCGGCATGGTGTTTCAGGAAAATACCCTGTATCCCTGGTTAACCGTTGAGCAAAATATCGGGTTTGGCTTCAAAGTCCGAGGCCAGCAAAAACGTCAGTATGCGCTGCGAGTTGAAGCGGTCATGGAACATGTCGGTTTGACTCCAGCGCGGCATTTTTACCCGCACCAGCTTTCGGGAGGCATGAAACAACGGGTTTCGATTGCGCGATCGCTGGCGATTCAGCCCGATGTGCTACTGCTGGATGAACCCTTCTCAGCGCTGGATATTCAACTGCGGCGACGGTTACAGAAATTTTTGCTGAATATTTGGCAAGAAACCGAGGAAGCGACGATGGTACTGGTCACCCACGATGTGGAAGAAGCGATATTGCTGGGCCAGAAGCTCATAGTGGTGGGTGGGCACCCCGGACAAATTCTTGAAGCGATCGATATTTCGGCTTCGGTATTTAGCGATCGGTATGACCGACAGTTTTTAGATCTTCAACAACATCTGGAAGGGGTCGTTGGTGAAGAAGGCGACATCAGAGAAAATCTTTCTCCATTAGCAGTGCTTCAGGGTTAG
- a CDS encoding ABC transporter substrate-binding protein yields the protein MLSKRFFVLSVLGTFFLGACGASPPEETTETPSPESAETVPSDELIPVKAGHLVALDMAPLFVGVESGCFEQHGLAVETVFFTNPGDNNAALAGSQIDFSTNPFTLPFFAANSGVPIKTVAAAGGWGVMQVIIDSEYGVESIADLSTFVAENPDQPLKIATLRGDTLELILVDGFEQAGIDPAAFEMVYFDDLLAMVDAFRLGEVDILSHIKPYTTQFVVAGDANAITDNAEVWSPTTPNTVVSVLEKTLNERPEVVKAYIQGLQCAAEIINTDPEQAIELLAGGNYYRVEDDVLLTAFNTQPFPITFTPDLEAVQTVVDKMVQLDYIQADVPAQDIFDVSIVKELEK from the coding sequence ATGCTGTCGAAGCGGTTTTTTGTTCTGTCTGTATTGGGTACTTTCTTTCTGGGAGCCTGTGGCGCGTCGCCACCCGAAGAAACTACTGAAACGCCCTCACCTGAAAGTGCTGAAACAGTGCCTTCAGATGAATTGATTCCAGTCAAAGCGGGGCATCTAGTGGCTCTAGATATGGCTCCGCTGTTCGTAGGGGTCGAATCGGGTTGTTTTGAGCAGCATGGGTTGGCGGTTGAGACCGTGTTTTTCACCAATCCCGGCGATAACAATGCTGCATTGGCTGGCAGCCAGATCGACTTCAGTACTAATCCTTTCACCTTGCCGTTCTTTGCCGCCAATAGTGGTGTCCCCATCAAAACGGTCGCAGCCGCCGGGGGATGGGGGGTGATGCAGGTGATTATCGACAGTGAATATGGAGTTGAGTCCATCGCCGACCTGAGCACCTTCGTGGCCGAAAATCCTGACCAGCCGTTGAAAATTGCCACCCTGCGGGGTGACACGCTGGAGTTGATTTTGGTGGACGGCTTTGAACAAGCTGGCATTGACCCCGCCGCCTTTGAAATGGTCTATTTCGACGATCTGCTGGCAATGGTTGATGCCTTTCGGTTAGGCGAGGTGGACATTCTGAGTCACATCAAGCCTTACACCACACAGTTTGTCGTCGCTGGTGATGCCAATGCGATTACCGACAACGCTGAGGTCTGGTCACCGACCACGCCGAACACCGTGGTGAGCGTGCTGGAGAAAACCCTCAACGAGCGTCCTGAGGTGGTGAAAGCTTACATTCAAGGGCTGCAATGTGCGGCTGAGATTATTAATACCGATCCAGAACAAGCCATTGAGCTCCTCGCGGGGGGCAACTATTACCGGGTTGAGGATGACGTGTTGTTGACTGCTTTCAATACTCAACCGTTCCCCATTACCTTTACTCCAGATTTGGAGGCGGTACAAACTGTGGTCGACAAGATGGTGCAGCTCGACTATATCCAGGCGGATGTACCCGCTCAGGACATCTTTGATGTTTCGATTGTGAAAGAGCTAGAGAAGTAG
- a CDS encoding HupE/UreJ family protein, which translates to MNRNPHFTPMTKLGIAGVVGLSSLALAVPALAHHPFGGSTPTTAIAAFLSGLGHPVIGLDHLAFVIIVGLLAAVMGLGLMIPIAFTVAALVGTGLHLMGLNLPLPEVIISASVLLFGVFLALKQQPSTYLVMGLTAISGLFHGYAYGEAIVGANMGPLFAYLLGFASIQMVIGLAAYTIAKRLQPQTETGALSLRFAGFTFAGIGLAFLSGVILA; encoded by the coding sequence ATGAACCGTAACCCTCATTTCACCCCGATGACCAAACTCGGAATCGCCGGAGTTGTTGGCCTGAGCAGCTTAGCCCTGGCAGTTCCGGCATTAGCGCATCATCCCTTTGGCGGGAGCACGCCGACCACTGCGATCGCCGCCTTTTTATCGGGCTTAGGCCACCCCGTAATTGGCTTAGATCACTTGGCGTTTGTCATCATTGTTGGTCTGCTGGCCGCCGTCATGGGGTTGGGATTGATGATTCCGATCGCCTTTACCGTGGCTGCACTCGTGGGGACTGGACTGCATCTGATGGGCCTCAACTTACCCTTGCCAGAAGTGATCATCTCGGCTTCAGTCTTGTTGTTTGGCGTTTTTCTGGCGCTCAAGCAGCAGCCCTCGACTTATTTAGTCATGGGGCTGACCGCGATCTCGGGGCTGTTTCATGGCTATGCCTATGGGGAGGCCATTGTCGGAGCGAATATGGGGCCGCTGTTCGCTTACCTCCTGGGCTTTGCTTCCATTCAAATGGTGATTGGTTTAGCCGCCTACACCATTGCCAAACGGTTGCAGCCTCAGACTGAAACGGGTGCTCTCAGCCTGCGGTTTGCTGGCTTTACGTTCGCTGGCATCGGGCTGGCATTCCTTTCGGGCGTGATTTTGGCGTAG
- a CDS encoding nitrile hydratase accessory protein: MFTKFEHFAATSLMGDPEEAPPRKDGHLHFDRDWEKMAFGVAIALSKQGYYEWEDFRQTLMATIKEWENTHELNDPEWDYYQCWVAALEKVAVASGVVKAGELETQMAQLLNCKNSET, translated from the coding sequence ATGTTTACCAAATTCGAGCATTTTGCGGCGACCAGTTTAATGGGAGATCCCGAAGAAGCGCCGCCGCGCAAGGATGGTCACCTACATTTTGATCGCGATTGGGAAAAGATGGCGTTTGGCGTCGCGATCGCCCTTTCCAAGCAGGGCTATTACGAGTGGGAGGACTTTCGCCAAACCCTCATGGCCACCATCAAGGAATGGGAAAACACCCATGAGTTGAATGACCCGGAATGGGACTACTACCAATGCTGGGTGGCCGCTTTAGAGAAAGTCGCGGTCGCCTCGGGTGTGGTGAAAGCCGGTGAACTGGAAACGCAAATGGCTCAACTATTGAACTGTAAGAATTCGGAGACCTGA
- the nthA gene encoding nitrile hydratase subunit alpha → MPSNYPGFKYGADRETVSAAKVKALESLLIEKGVITGDTVNSILGYFETEMGPFNGAKLVARAWVDPEFKARLLADCNAACEEMDFPEGMSGAEGEHMRIVENTPEVHNIIVCTLCSCYPWPTLGLPPYWFKDPTFRARVVREPRKVLSEFGVELDDSVEVRVWDSSAQIRWWVLPMRPEGTEGMSEAELAGLLTPEAMMGVATVKV, encoded by the coding sequence ATGCCTAGTAACTATCCAGGATTTAAGTACGGAGCCGATCGCGAAACCGTTAGCGCGGCTAAAGTCAAAGCCCTTGAGTCATTGTTGATTGAAAAGGGCGTGATCACGGGCGACACCGTGAATAGCATTCTCGGCTATTTTGAAACGGAAATGGGGCCGTTTAACGGAGCCAAACTAGTCGCGCGGGCTTGGGTTGACCCCGAGTTTAAGGCCCGGCTGCTGGCCGATTGTAATGCCGCTTGCGAGGAAATGGATTTCCCGGAGGGCATGTCTGGGGCCGAAGGTGAGCACATGCGCATTGTGGAAAACACGCCTGAAGTCCACAACATCATTGTTTGTACGTTGTGTTCTTGTTATCCCTGGCCCACGTTAGGTCTGCCGCCTTACTGGTTTAAGGATCCGACCTTTCGCGCCCGAGTCGTGCGAGAACCGCGCAAGGTTTTGTCCGAATTTGGCGTCGAGCTAGACGACTCTGTTGAGGTGCGGGTGTGGGACAGCAGCGCCCAGATTCGCTGGTGGGTGTTGCCCATGCGTCCTGAAGGCACTGAAGGCATGAGTGAAGCGGAACTCGCTGGACTCTTGACGCCGGAAGCCATGATGGGGGTCGCCACCGTTAAGGTTTAA